One Streptococcus gallolyticus subsp. gallolyticus DSM 16831 DNA window includes the following coding sequences:
- a CDS encoding peptide MFS transporter: MGKKIEKTFFGQPKALFTLFQTELWERFSYYGMRAILIYYLYASVTAPNAGLGLPKTQAMAIVSIYGALVYLSGIIGGWFADRILGASQTIFIGGILITLGHIVLAIPFGLASLFVSLFLIILGTGMLKSNISNMVGHLYAADDPRRDTGFNIFVVGINIGSLLAPIVVGTVGESINYHLGFSLAAIGMIFALFVYWFGRMKQFPELGNKPSNPLSQEEKQSLLVKLGVALVIILIAGFFVYRLNPSNFVNNVINVLSWAGIVIPFIYFATMFTSNKVSSTERKQLLAYLPLFLSSIVFWLVEEQSSTVIVVWGETRSNLNPTILGVTIHIDPSWYQLLNPLFIVILTPAFVWLWNKLGDRQPSAVSKFGLGLLLTGISYLIMAVPGILYGTHGRVSFMWLVVMFAVQMSGELLISPVGLSVSTRLAPLAFQSQMVALWFLADSTSQAVNALITPSFNKGTEVAFFGILGLICIGIGVVLFLVKKPILNLMRND, from the coding sequence ATGGGTAAAAAAATAGAAAAAACATTTTTTGGACAACCTAAAGCTTTGTTTACATTATTTCAAACAGAACTTTGGGAAAGATTCTCGTATTATGGCATGCGTGCCATTTTGATTTATTATTTGTATGCATCTGTTACCGCGCCTAATGCAGGTTTAGGACTTCCTAAAACTCAAGCAATGGCTATCGTTAGTATTTACGGTGCACTTGTATATCTTTCAGGAATTATCGGTGGATGGTTTGCAGACCGTATTCTCGGAGCTTCTCAAACAATTTTCATCGGTGGTATTCTTATTACTCTAGGACATATTGTTCTAGCTATTCCGTTCGGCTTGGCATCTCTATTTGTATCACTCTTTTTGATTATTCTAGGAACAGGGATGTTAAAATCCAATATTTCAAACATGGTTGGTCACTTGTATGCAGCAGATGACCCACGTCGTGATACAGGATTTAACATATTTGTCGTTGGAATTAACATTGGTTCATTACTTGCTCCTATTGTAGTAGGGACAGTTGGTGAAAGCATCAATTACCACCTAGGCTTCTCGCTTGCTGCAATCGGAATGATTTTTGCTTTGTTTGTTTATTGGTTTGGACGCATGAAACAATTCCCAGAATTGGGAAATAAACCGTCTAACCCATTAAGTCAAGAAGAAAAACAAAGTTTGTTAGTGAAGCTGGGTGTTGCTTTAGTCATTATCCTTATTGCTGGATTCTTCGTTTATCGTTTAAATCCATCAAACTTTGTTAATAATGTCATTAATGTTCTTTCATGGGCAGGTATTGTCATTCCATTTATTTACTTTGCGACAATGTTTACCTCAAATAAAGTCTCAAGTACTGAACGTAAACAATTATTGGCATATCTTCCATTGTTCTTATCTTCGATTGTTTTTTGGTTAGTCGAAGAACAAAGTTCAACAGTTATTGTGGTTTGGGGTGAAACACGTTCAAACCTGAATCCAACTATTTTAGGCGTCACTATTCATATTGACCCTTCTTGGTATCAGTTGCTTAATCCGTTATTTATCGTGATATTGACACCTGCGTTTGTATGGCTTTGGAATAAATTGGGGGATCGTCAACCATCGGCAGTTTCAAAATTTGGTTTAGGTCTATTGTTAACTGGAATCTCATACCTCATCATGGCTGTGCCAGGTATCCTATACGGTACACATGGCCGCGTGAGCTTCATGTGGTTGGTAGTGATGTTTGCAGTTCAAATGTCTGGTGAATTGTTGATTTCTCCAGTAGGTCTATCTGTTTCAACTCGCCTTGCACCGCTTGCTTTCCAATCACAAATGGTTGCTCTTTGGTTCTTGGCAGATTCAACATCACAAGCAGTAAATGCCTTGATTACACCATCTTTCAATAAAGGAACAGAAGTAGCATTCTTCGGTATTCTAGGTTTAATCTGTATCGGCATTGGTGTGGTATTATTCCTTGTCAAAAAACCAATCTTGAATTTAATGCGTAATGACTAA
- a CDS encoding YpmS family protein, with product MKLKKNGKKINWWKWGFLLILAINIAFVGVIASRLIQVREPAAENVSSKQTDSVKVGTFSTNREQLNETVAAYLEDYQTDQMSYTVYATSSAIMFEGTYTLLGYEVPLYIYFQPSRLDSGAVQLKITSFSVGTLSLPESEVLKYIKSSYKLPSFVEVLPDESAININIQNLENDADIYLEATTIDLVGDQFNFDIYKKND from the coding sequence GTGAAACTAAAGAAGAATGGAAAGAAGATTAATTGGTGGAAATGGGGATTTCTCCTCATTTTGGCTATAAATATTGCGTTTGTTGGCGTTATTGCTAGTCGTTTGATTCAAGTGAGGGAACCAGCGGCTGAGAACGTTAGTTCTAAACAAACGGATAGTGTTAAGGTTGGGACTTTTTCAACAAATCGTGAGCAATTAAACGAAACTGTTGCTGCTTATTTGGAAGATTATCAGACAGACCAGATGTCTTATACCGTCTATGCCACATCATCAGCGATAATGTTTGAAGGGACATACACCCTTTTAGGCTATGAAGTGCCGCTTTATATTTATTTTCAACCTAGCCGTCTTGATTCTGGGGCAGTTCAGCTAAAAATTACATCATTTTCAGTTGGCACACTTTCCTTGCCTGAATCAGAGGTTTTGAAATACATTAAATCAAGTTATAAATTGCCAAGTTTTGTCGAAGTTTTGCCAGACGAGTCAGCAATCAATATTAATATTCAAAATCTGGAGAACGATGCAGACATTTATTTGGAAGCGACAACTATCGATCTTGTCGGAGACCAATTTAACTTTGATATTTACAAGAAAAACGACTAA
- a CDS encoding dihydroorotate oxidase: MVSTATKIGAFDFDNCFMNAAGVYCMTREELAEIDASAAGSFVTKTGTLTARAGNPEPRYADTSLGSINSMGLPNNGFQYYLDYVTELQNTPNSKHHFLSLVGMSEEETHTILKAVQDSDYQGLVELNLSCPNVPGKPQIAYDFETTETLLRDIFTYFTKPLGVKLPPYFDIAHFDRAAAIFNQFPLTFVNCINSIGNGLIIEDETVLIKPKNGFGGIGGDYVKPTALANVHAFYQRLNPSIQIIGTGGVKTGRDAFEHILCGASMVQLGTILHQEGPAVFERITNELKAIMEEKGYKSLEDFRGKLKYID; this comes from the coding sequence ATGGTTTCAACAGCAACAAAAATTGGCGCTTTCGATTTTGACAACTGTTTCATGAATGCCGCTGGCGTTTATTGCATGACTCGTGAAGAATTGGCAGAAATTGATGCCTCTGCAGCTGGTTCTTTCGTTACAAAAACAGGAACATTGACAGCACGCGCTGGTAATCCTGAACCACGTTATGCAGACACTAGCCTTGGTTCAATTAACTCAATGGGCTTACCAAATAACGGTTTTCAATATTATCTTGACTACGTTACAGAGCTCCAAAATACACCAAATAGCAAACATCATTTCTTATCACTTGTTGGCATGTCAGAAGAAGAAACACATACCATTCTTAAAGCCGTCCAAGATTCTGACTACCAAGGATTGGTGGAATTAAACCTCTCTTGTCCAAACGTTCCAGGTAAACCTCAAATCGCCTATGATTTTGAAACAACAGAGACACTTTTAAGAGATATTTTTACTTATTTCACTAAACCACTTGGTGTGAAATTACCACCTTACTTCGACATTGCTCATTTTGACCGAGCAGCTGCGATTTTCAATCAATTTCCACTCACTTTTGTGAATTGTATCAATTCTATCGGAAATGGTTTGATTATCGAAGACGAAACCGTGCTTATCAAACCTAAAAATGGCTTTGGCGGTATTGGTGGCGACTATGTCAAACCTACGGCGCTTGCTAATGTCCACGCTTTTTACCAACGCCTTAACCCATCTATCCAAATCATCGGAACAGGCGGTGTCAAAACAGGGCGTGATGCTTTCGAGCACATCTTGTGTGGCGCTAGCATGGTTCAACTAGGGACAATTTTACACCAAGAAGGTCCAGCAGTCTTTGAACGTATTACGAATGAACTAAAAGCCATTATGGAAGAAAAAGGCTACAAAAGCCTTGAAGATTTCCGTGGCAAATTAAAATATATTGATTAA
- a CDS encoding arginine repressor — protein MKKSERLELIKKIVAENAVETQHDLLKLLEAEGLTLTQATVSRDMNEIGIIKVPSPEGPYIYGLSKDKTKKVGQVSVPIKSTVLAISEETAGLENMINLDVIPGNSRLIKRFLLEDFKDVIFSIIADDDSLLVVAKTAEGAAAIRQEVLKWMKDRN, from the coding sequence ATGAAAAAGAGTGAACGTTTAGAATTAATCAAAAAAATTGTTGCTGAAAATGCTGTTGAGACACAGCATGATTTGCTGAAATTGCTTGAAGCAGAAGGTTTGACATTAACGCAAGCTACTGTTTCACGTGACATGAATGAAATTGGTATCATCAAAGTACCGTCACCTGAAGGTCCTTATATTTATGGGCTTTCAAAAGATAAAACTAAAAAAGTTGGTCAAGTTTCTGTGCCAATTAAAAGCACTGTTCTTGCGATTTCAGAAGAAACAGCAGGACTTGAAAACATGATTAATCTTGATGTGATTCCAGGAAACAGCCGTTTGATTAAACGCTTCTTGTTGGAAGATTTTAAAGATGTGATTTTCAGTATTATTGCTGATGATGATAGTTTGTTAGTAGTTGCCAAAACAGCTGAAGGAGCAGCAGCAATCCGCCAAGAAGTGCTTAAATGGATGAAAGACCGTAACTAA
- a CDS encoding SGNH/GDSL hydrolase family protein, translating to MSKKKNILTGFAFFLASLLLFIVIFSVLIPKSDTELTKKDFLAQEATPFNYVAIGDSLTEGVGDTTNQGGFVPLLTQSLTDTYDYQVTDSNYGVSGNTSKQILQRMQEKTDIQKSLAKADMMTLTVGGNDVMAVIRKNLTSLSVSSFTKPAKSYQKRLRQIIELARADNEDLPIYILGIYNPFYLNFPDMTEMQEIVDNWNDATESVTEEYDNVYFVPINDELYKGINGEEGIVSTSGDQTTVINDALFSGDHFHPNNIGYQIMSDVTMEKISETKEEWKED from the coding sequence ATGAGTAAGAAAAAGAATATTTTAACTGGGTTTGCTTTCTTTTTAGCAAGCCTTCTTCTGTTTATTGTTATTTTTAGTGTGCTGATTCCAAAATCTGATACAGAGCTAACAAAGAAAGATTTTTTGGCGCAAGAAGCGACACCGTTTAATTATGTGGCGATTGGTGATTCGTTGACGGAAGGAGTTGGTGACACTACTAACCAAGGTGGTTTTGTTCCTTTGCTGACGCAGAGTTTAACGGATACCTATGATTATCAAGTTACCGATAGTAATTATGGTGTTTCTGGAAATACCAGCAAGCAAATCTTGCAGCGGATGCAAGAAAAGACAGATATTCAAAAATCGCTGGCTAAGGCAGATATGATGACCTTAACCGTTGGTGGAAATGATGTCATGGCAGTTATTCGAAAGAATTTAACGAGTTTATCTGTGTCATCTTTTACCAAACCTGCCAAATCTTATCAGAAACGCTTGCGTCAGATTATTGAATTAGCGCGTGCAGATAATGAAGATTTGCCGATTTATATTTTGGGTATTTACAATCCGTTTTACCTCAATTTCCCTGATATGACGGAAATGCAAGAAATCGTTGATAATTGGAATGATGCTACTGAAAGTGTCACCGAAGAGTATGACAATGTCTATTTTGTGCCTATCAACGACGAGTTATATAAGGGAATTAATGGTGAAGAAGGAATTGTTTCAACTTCTGGTGACCAGACAACCGTGATTAACGATGCACTTTTTAGTGGTGACCATTTTCACCCAAATAATATTGGTTACCAAATCATGTCAGATGTAACAATGGAGAAAATCAGTGAAACTAAAGAAGAATGGAAAGAAGATTAA
- a CDS encoding DegV family protein — translation MSKIKIVTDSSLTIEPELVEKYDITVIPLSVMIDGVVYSDSDLKEEGKFLNMMRNSKELPKTSQPPVGVFAEVYENLMKNGAEHIVSIHITHTLSGTVEAARQGANLAGADVTVIDSTFTDQCQKFQVVQAAKLAQEGGSLEEVIAKVEEVRQKSELYIGVSTLENLVKGGRIGRVTGLISSLLNIKVVMEMVDCELNPIIKGRGLKTFNKWLDNFIEYAKGKKVAEIGISYCGTADMANGFKEKLQVLGAPIAVLETGSIIQTHTGENAFAVMVRYE, via the coding sequence ATGAGTAAAATTAAAATTGTTACGGATTCCTCTTTAACTATTGAACCTGAATTGGTTGAAAAATATGATATTACTGTTATCCCGTTATCGGTCATGATTGATGGTGTCGTGTATTCAGATAGTGATTTGAAAGAAGAAGGAAAATTCCTTAACATGATGCGAAACAGTAAGGAATTGCCAAAAACAAGTCAGCCGCCAGTAGGCGTTTTTGCAGAAGTTTATGAAAACTTGATGAAAAATGGTGCTGAGCATATTGTTTCCATTCATATCACACATACACTTTCAGGGACAGTCGAAGCAGCACGTCAAGGGGCTAATCTAGCAGGTGCTGACGTTACCGTTATTGACTCAACCTTTACAGATCAATGTCAAAAATTCCAAGTTGTTCAAGCTGCAAAATTGGCTCAAGAAGGTGGCAGCTTAGAAGAAGTTATTGCTAAAGTTGAAGAAGTTCGTCAAAAGTCTGAACTTTATATTGGTGTGTCAACGCTTGAAAATTTGGTAAAAGGTGGACGTATCGGACGTGTGACTGGTCTTATTAGCTCACTCCTTAACATTAAAGTTGTTATGGAAATGGTTGATTGTGAATTAAATCCAATTATTAAAGGACGTGGTCTAAAAACGTTCAATAAGTGGCTAGACAATTTTATTGAATACGCTAAAGGTAAAAAAGTAGCAGAAATCGGTATTTCTTACTGTGGTACGGCTGATATGGCAAATGGATTTAAGGAAAAGTTACAAGTGTTAGGAGCTCCGATTGCTGTTCTTGAAACAGGTTCAATTATCCAAACACATACTGGTGAAAACGCCTTTGCGGTAATGGTACGTTATGAGTAA
- a CDS encoding HU family DNA-binding protein, giving the protein MANKQDLIAKVAEATELTKKDSAAAVDAVFSAIESFLSEGEKVQLIGFGNFEVRERAARKGRNPQTGEEIEIAASKVPAFKAGKALKDAVK; this is encoded by the coding sequence ATGGCTAACAAACAAGATTTAATCGCTAAAGTTGCAGAAGCAACTGAGCTTACTAAAAAAGATTCAGCAGCAGCTGTAGATGCAGTATTCTCAGCAATCGAAAGCTTCCTTTCTGAAGGCGAAAAAGTTCAATTAATCGGTTTTGGTAACTTTGAAGTTCGCGAACGCGCAGCTCGTAAAGGTCGTAACCCACAAACTGGTGAAGAAATTGAAATTGCAGCTTCAAAAGTACCTGCATTCAAAGCTGGTAAAGCACTTAAAGACGCTGTAAAATAA
- a CDS encoding polyprenyl synthetase family protein yields the protein MDKLNEINQAIRRYYAQSDVVSPELIEAILYSVEAGGKRIRPLIFLEILEGFGIELTEGHFDVAAALEMIHTGSLIHDDLPAMDDDDYRRGRLTNHKKFDEATAILAGDSLFLDPFGLVANAALSAGTKVCLIAELSQASGTYGMVGGQMLDMKGEERKLNLSELQMIHANKTGKLLTFPVVAAGIVANLAADDLKSLREAGSLVGLAFQVRDDILDVTATFEELGKTPKKDLLADKATYPSLLGLEKSYDILNQSIDQALAIFQKLSETQAFNAGKITEMIERLRLNA from the coding sequence ATGGATAAATTAAACGAAATCAATCAGGCAATTCGACGTTATTATGCACAGTCAGATGTTGTTTCGCCAGAGTTAATTGAAGCGATTCTTTATTCTGTGGAGGCAGGCGGAAAACGTATCCGTCCCTTGATTTTCTTAGAAATTCTGGAAGGTTTTGGGATCGAGTTGACAGAAGGTCATTTTGATGTGGCAGCTGCTCTTGAAATGATTCATACAGGTAGTTTGATTCATGATGATTTGCCAGCAATGGACGATGATGATTATCGTCGTGGGCGTTTAACTAACCACAAAAAATTTGATGAAGCAACGGCGATTTTAGCAGGAGATAGCCTCTTTTTAGACCCATTTGGTTTGGTGGCAAATGCTGCGCTATCAGCTGGTACCAAAGTTTGTTTGATTGCAGAATTATCACAAGCTTCAGGCACTTATGGCATGGTTGGTGGACAAATGCTTGATATGAAAGGCGAAGAGCGTAAGCTTAATCTTTCAGAATTGCAAATGATTCATGCAAATAAAACAGGAAAATTATTGACCTTCCCAGTTGTGGCGGCAGGAATTGTTGCGAATTTAGCAGCTGATGATTTAAAGTCATTGCGCGAAGCTGGTAGCTTGGTTGGGTTAGCTTTCCAAGTTCGTGATGATATTTTAGATGTGACAGCAACGTTTGAAGAACTTGGAAAAACGCCGAAAAAAGATTTGCTTGCTGATAAGGCGACTTATCCAAGCTTGCTTGGTTTAGAAAAATCATATGACATTTTGAATCAATCAATCGACCAAGCGCTAGCTATTTTCCAAAAACTTTCGGAAACACAAGCGTTTAATGCAGGAAAAATCACTGAAATGATAGAAAGGTTGCGACTAAATGCCTAA
- a CDS encoding ArsR/SmtB family transcription factor, with translation MIEDSQTQQLLEGELLENVSDFFKALGNGTRLQIIWCLSQGELKSSELAAILQMSPSAISHQLTLLKNLKIVSVRREGKNQIYALADKHISQVLDSVVEHYEED, from the coding sequence ATGATAGAAGATAGCCAAACACAACAGTTGCTTGAGGGAGAGCTATTGGAAAATGTTTCAGATTTTTTCAAGGCTTTGGGAAATGGGACACGTTTACAAATCATTTGGTGCCTAAGTCAGGGTGAATTAAAATCTAGTGAGCTGGCAGCTATTTTGCAAATGAGCCCGTCAGCTATTTCACACCAATTGACCTTGTTGAAAAATCTGAAAATTGTATCTGTACGACGTGAAGGAAAAAATCAGATTTATGCTTTGGCTGACAAGCATATCAGTCAGGTTTTAGATTCCGTCGTGGAGCATTATGAGGAGGACTGA
- a CDS encoding TlyA family RNA methyltransferase: MPKERVDVLAYKQGLFETREQAKRGVMAGLVVNVINGERYDKPGEKIDDGTELKLKGEKLKYVSRGGLKLEKALQVFEISVDGQTTIDIGASTGGFTDVMLQNGAKLVYAVDVGTNQLVWKLRQDERVRSMEQYNFRYAELADFTEGQPTFASIDVSFISLNLILPALHNILADNGQVVALIKPQFEAGREQIGKNGIVRDKAVHQKVLENVTDFALNYGFTVKGLDFSPIQGGHGNIEFLAHLEKSADAQNLVTAMIPEIVEKAHKEFKDEKE; this comes from the coding sequence ATGCCTAAGGAAAGAGTTGATGTGCTTGCCTATAAACAAGGGCTTTTTGAAACACGTGAACAAGCAAAACGTGGTGTCATGGCAGGTTTGGTTGTCAATGTGATTAATGGTGAGCGCTATGACAAACCAGGTGAGAAGATTGACGACGGGACGGAGCTAAAGCTCAAAGGTGAAAAATTAAAATACGTTAGCCGTGGTGGACTGAAATTGGAAAAAGCTTTACAAGTTTTTGAGATTTCTGTTGACGGTCAAACGACAATCGACATCGGTGCTTCAACAGGTGGTTTTACCGATGTGATGCTTCAAAATGGGGCAAAACTTGTCTATGCGGTTGATGTTGGTACCAATCAATTGGTTTGGAAACTTCGTCAGGATGAACGTGTTCGTAGCATGGAGCAGTATAATTTCCGCTATGCCGAATTGGCGGATTTTACAGAAGGTCAACCGACTTTTGCTAGTATCGACGTTAGCTTTATCTCTTTGAATTTGATTTTGCCAGCGCTTCACAATATTTTAGCTGATAATGGTCAAGTTGTGGCTCTTATCAAACCACAATTCGAAGCAGGACGTGAGCAGATTGGTAAAAATGGAATCGTTCGTGATAAAGCTGTTCATCAAAAAGTTTTGGAAAATGTGACAGATTTTGCTCTAAATTACGGATTTACAGTTAAAGGGCTTGATTTTTCACCGATTCAAGGTGGACATGGTAACATTGAATTTTTGGCTCATTTGGAAAAATCAGCTGACGCTCAAAATTTAGTGACTGCCATGATTCCAGAAATTGTAGAAAAGGCACATAAGGAATTTAAAGATGAAAAAGAGTGA
- the recN gene encoding DNA repair protein RecN: MLLEISIKNFAIIEEISLTFENGMTVLTGETGAGKSIIIDAMNLMLGARASLDVIRHGANKAEIEGLFSVGENPALTQILEENGIDVTEELIIRRDILQNGRSIGRINGQMVNLTTLRAVGQYLVDIHGQHDQEELMKPNMHIRMLDEFGNEQFADVKKHYQELFESYRQLRKRVVTKQKNEQEHKARIEMLEFQIAEIEAAALKAGEDQALNQKRDKLLNHKNIADTLTNAYVMLDDEEFSSLSNIRSAMNDLMTLEEFDADYKEMSANVSEAYYILEEVTKHLGDVIDDLDFDAGSLQQIEARLEVIYSITRKYGGSVDDVLEYYDNITKEYNLLTGSDESSDDMEKALKRLEKELIVAAEELSQERHALAKDLEAEIKQELADLYMEKADFQVQFTKGKFNRDGNEAVEFYISTNPGEGFKPLVKVASGGEISRLMLAIKSAFSRKEDKTSIVFDEVDTGVSGRVAQAIAQKIYKIGSNGQVLAISHLPQVIAIADYQFFIEKRSDENTTVSTVRLLTEEERVEEIAKMLAGSDITEMAREQARELLKK, from the coding sequence ATGCTTTTAGAAATTTCCATTAAAAATTTTGCCATTATCGAAGAAATCTCGCTCACTTTTGAAAATGGTATGACGGTTTTGACAGGGGAAACTGGAGCGGGGAAATCGATTATTATTGATGCCATGAACCTCATGTTGGGGGCGCGGGCTAGTCTTGACGTTATTCGTCATGGGGCTAACAAGGCTGAAATTGAAGGGCTTTTTTCGGTTGGTGAAAATCCTGCGCTCACACAGATTTTGGAAGAAAATGGCATTGATGTGACAGAAGAATTGATTATTCGCCGTGACATTCTGCAAAATGGTCGTTCTATCGGTCGTATCAACGGACAAATGGTGAATCTGACAACGTTACGTGCTGTTGGGCAGTATCTCGTTGATATTCATGGGCAGCATGACCAAGAAGAATTGATGAAGCCAAATATGCACATTCGGATGTTGGATGAATTTGGTAATGAACAGTTTGCTGATGTCAAAAAACATTATCAAGAGCTTTTTGAAAGCTATCGTCAATTGCGTAAGCGTGTCGTGACCAAGCAAAAAAATGAACAAGAGCATAAAGCGCGTATTGAAATGCTAGAATTTCAGATAGCAGAGATTGAAGCGGCAGCCTTGAAAGCTGGTGAGGACCAAGCACTCAACCAAAAACGTGATAAATTGCTTAATCATAAAAACATTGCAGATACGTTGACCAATGCTTATGTCATGCTTGATGACGAAGAATTTTCAAGTCTGTCTAACATTCGTTCAGCCATGAATGATTTGATGACGCTCGAAGAATTTGATGCTGACTATAAAGAAATGTCAGCCAACGTTTCAGAAGCTTACTATATCTTAGAAGAAGTAACGAAACACCTAGGTGATGTCATTGATGACCTTGATTTTGATGCGGGAAGTTTGCAACAAATCGAAGCGCGCCTAGAGGTGATTTATAGCATTACACGCAAATATGGCGGTAGTGTTGATGATGTTTTAGAGTATTATGATAATATCACCAAGGAATACAATCTTTTGACTGGAAGTGATGAGTCATCTGATGATATGGAAAAAGCCCTTAAACGCTTGGAAAAAGAATTGATTGTTGCTGCTGAAGAACTCAGTCAAGAACGTCATGCCTTGGCTAAAGATTTGGAAGCTGAAATCAAGCAAGAATTGGCTGATTTGTACATGGAAAAGGCTGATTTTCAAGTCCAATTCACCAAAGGGAAATTCAATCGTGATGGCAATGAAGCTGTTGAATTTTACATTTCAACAAACCCTGGTGAAGGCTTCAAACCACTCGTTAAAGTTGCGTCTGGCGGCGAAATTTCTCGCTTGATGTTGGCTATTAAATCGGCATTTTCACGTAAAGAGGACAAGACAAGTATCGTCTTTGACGAAGTGGATACTGGTGTATCTGGTCGCGTTGCGCAAGCTATTGCTCAAAAAATCTATAAAATCGGAAGTAACGGACAAGTCTTGGCAATATCGCATTTGCCACAAGTGATTGCTATTGCTGATTATCAGTTCTTTATCGAAAAACGCAGTGATGAAAATACGACTGTTTCAACGGTTCGCTTGTTGACCGAAGAAGAACGGGTGGAAGAAATCGCTAAAATGCTTGCTGGTAGCGATATTACCGAAATGGCGCGTGAACAAGCTCGCGAACTTTTGAAGAAATAA
- a CDS encoding zinc-binding dehydrogenase: MKAFALTDSSQRAISDLAIIDIPKPKISADDVLVKVTAVGLNPVDFKVIENGVDAWTFPHIIGMDVVGEIVELGEHVTQFQIGDRVAGHGNLTKQGCLAEFASVPAYQLAKIPGGISHTDAAALLCNGLTAYQALFRKATLANKKTILIHAGSGGVGSIAIQLAKMAGLTVYTTASTAKVDFVKSLGADIVIDYKTENVSRRIAELTDGLGVDMIINTIGKDESTEDLKRLAYNGSLIAVVSPPRIDNPSDLFSRALSIDVLNLGGAHLSHNPQQAQDLATMTEELFALAQEQKVKALVSQTFPFKQTKEALQLIKDRKVTGKLVIDMILN, from the coding sequence ATGAAAGCTTTTGCACTTACAGACAGCTCACAACGAGCGATTTCTGATTTAGCAATAATAGATATTCCAAAACCTAAGATTTCAGCGGATGACGTTCTCGTCAAAGTGACCGCTGTCGGGCTTAATCCTGTCGATTTCAAAGTTATCGAAAACGGTGTTGATGCTTGGACATTTCCGCATATCATCGGTATGGATGTTGTCGGAGAAATCGTTGAGCTTGGTGAGCATGTCACTCAATTTCAAATCGGTGACCGTGTGGCTGGGCATGGCAATTTAACCAAACAAGGTTGCCTAGCTGAATTTGCCAGCGTCCCTGCTTACCAATTAGCCAAAATTCCTGGTGGCATTTCTCATACTGACGCTGCTGCACTACTCTGTAATGGATTGACCGCTTATCAGGCACTATTTCGTAAAGCAACACTCGCTAACAAGAAAACAATTCTCATTCATGCAGGAAGTGGCGGTGTTGGGAGCATTGCCATTCAATTAGCCAAAATGGCTGGTTTGACGGTTTATACCACAGCTTCAACTGCTAAGGTTGATTTTGTCAAATCGCTCGGTGCAGATATCGTGATTGATTACAAGACCGAAAATGTTAGTAGGCGAATTGCCGAACTCACTGACGGACTTGGTGTTGACATGATTATCAATACCATTGGTAAAGACGAATCAACCGAAGATTTGAAACGATTAGCTTATAATGGCAGTCTGATTGCAGTTGTTTCACCACCACGCATTGACAATCCAAGTGACTTATTTAGCCGCGCCTTAAGCATTGATGTCTTAAATCTTGGCGGCGCTCATTTATCACACAATCCTCAACAAGCCCAAGACCTTGCAACAATGACCGAAGAACTCTTTGCACTTGCTCAAGAGCAAAAAGTAAAAGCCCTTGTTAGCCAAACATTCCCATTTAAACAAACAAAAGAGGCTTTACAACTGATAAAAGACCGAAAAGTTACAGGAAAACTGGTCATTGATATGATTTTAAACTAA